A part of Prolixibacteraceae bacterium genomic DNA contains:
- a CDS encoding TolC family protein, with protein sequence MKNSCIKIVLCFLSMHVGVVSMAQDNTSSQDPWNLDKCIQHAIQNNSAIQRQKLNSDIASNNLKTNKLSQLPSLSGGLGNTTSWGRSSTNSGLIVSNNSNRTDFNISANVNIFQGFALKNQIEASKHELEYNNSLTEVNVANLEIQVAQAYLNILVAKELFELSKEQTEITNKQIQVTREKVNGGLLDKGPLLELNAQLANNKAEEVNNQNNLTLRKLELAQLLELENPETLDIVTPPMALIHSENKLNNIDNYYQTALNLRPEINAANARIRQSSSNVKAAKGRLYPKLSASAGYSNGYYYFKNEENKSFSDQMNMNGQENVRLNLSIPIFNGSSARNSYKNAKLQAQQSKLDLVQAEKDLRKTVTNALTQARGAHQKFNASSIQVSSSKESFDFANEKFNAGAIDIYDYNQAKNSYIRAKSQKIQAKYEFIFKSKMLDFYTGTEISL encoded by the coding sequence ATGAAAAATAGTTGTATCAAAATAGTGCTTTGTTTTCTTTCCATGCATGTGGGGGTTGTATCAATGGCTCAAGATAATACATCGAGTCAAGATCCATGGAATCTTGACAAGTGTATTCAACATGCAATACAAAATAATAGCGCTATTCAAAGACAGAAGTTAAATAGCGATATCGCCTCCAATAATCTAAAGACAAATAAGTTATCACAACTCCCATCATTATCTGGAGGATTGGGGAATACAACCTCATGGGGTAGATCTTCAACAAACTCGGGACTTATTGTAAGCAATAACTCGAATCGAACGGACTTTAATATTAGTGCGAATGTTAATATATTTCAAGGCTTTGCATTAAAAAATCAGATTGAAGCGAGTAAACACGAGCTTGAGTACAATAATAGCTTAACTGAGGTTAATGTGGCTAATCTAGAAATACAAGTAGCACAAGCATACCTGAATATCTTAGTAGCAAAAGAGTTATTTGAGCTATCTAAAGAACAAACAGAGATCACGAATAAACAAATTCAGGTTACTAGAGAGAAGGTTAATGGTGGACTTTTAGATAAAGGCCCATTACTTGAGTTGAATGCTCAGTTGGCGAATAATAAGGCGGAAGAGGTTAATAATCAAAATAATTTAACTCTCCGTAAATTGGAGTTGGCACAACTTCTTGAACTGGAGAATCCAGAAACTTTGGATATAGTTACTCCTCCAATGGCTTTAATTCATTCGGAGAATAAGCTAAATAATATTGATAACTATTACCAAACAGCTTTAAATCTTCGTCCTGAGATCAATGCAGCCAATGCACGTATTAGACAAAGTAGCTCGAATGTTAAAGCAGCAAAAGGTAGACTATACCCAAAATTGAGTGCTAGTGCAGGCTATTCGAATGGTTATTATTATTTCAAGAATGAAGAGAATAAAAGTTTCAGTGATCAAATGAATATGAATGGACAGGAGAATGTTCGTTTAAACCTATCTATTCCTATTTTTAATGGGTCATCTGCACGTAATAGTTATAAGAATGCCAAGTTACAGGCACAACAATCTAAGTTGGACCTTGTACAGGCAGAAAAGGATCTTCGAAAGACTGTTACCAATGCACTAACACAAGCACGTGGTGCACATCAGAAGTTTAATGCCTCTTCGATACAAGTGAGCTCGAGCAAAGAGTCATTCGATTTTGCTAACGAGAAGTTTAATGCAGGTGCAATTGATATCTATGATTACAACCAGGCAAAGAACTCTTATATCAGAGCTAAATCACAAAAGATACAGGCGAAATATGAGTTTATCTTTAAATCAAAGATGCTTGATTTCTATACCGGCACAGAGATAAGTCTATAA